A window of Jannaschia sp. M317 contains these coding sequences:
- a CDS encoding cytochrome c peroxidase codes for MEFPAPVTDADYRATDPDVVALGRLLFWDPILSGNRNISCGTCHHPDFGTGDGLSLGLGEGGTGLGPDRVADPNNLPEQRIPRNAPGLWNLGAREFTVLFHDGRIEQTEDGLRTPMGPEMEQGFATLLSAQTMFPVLSADEMAGHYSENEISRAVRQGIITGEGGAWDLLSARVRAIPAYAEMFDTAMPGRDITFTAISDAIAQFVEHEWRSDTAPFDAWLRGEGSLHPNALAGIELFYGSAGCADCHSGPFQTDHGFHAVGAPQLGPGKAARFESHARDDGRMRVTGRDSDRFAFRTPSLRNVTETGPWGHAGSHSNLRRFLADHAAPRSGLATYLRDATLSPMDTDDWRILNDPTEVTALSASIQGPDRVLAEGEISALMAFLETLRDANALTGRAGIPGAVPSSLPIDR; via the coding sequence ATGGAGTTCCCGGCCCCCGTCACCGACGCCGATTACCGGGCCACCGACCCGGATGTGGTGGCCTTGGGGCGGTTGCTGTTCTGGGATCCGATCCTGTCGGGCAATCGCAACATTTCCTGCGGGACCTGCCACCATCCGGATTTCGGCACCGGCGACGGGCTCAGCCTAGGCTTGGGCGAGGGCGGCACCGGGCTTGGCCCAGACCGCGTGGCCGACCCCAACAATCTGCCCGAGCAGCGTATCCCCCGCAACGCGCCCGGCCTTTGGAACCTGGGCGCGCGGGAATTCACCGTGCTGTTCCACGATGGCCGGATAGAGCAGACCGAGGACGGCCTGCGCACGCCCATGGGCCCCGAGATGGAGCAGGGCTTCGCCACGCTGTTGTCGGCGCAGACCATGTTCCCGGTGCTCTCGGCGGATGAAATGGCGGGTCACTACAGCGAGAACGAGATTTCCCGCGCCGTGCGCCAGGGCATCATTACCGGCGAAGGCGGGGCCTGGGACCTGCTGTCGGCGCGTGTCCGGGCCATCCCCGCCTACGCAGAGATGTTCGACACCGCGATGCCGGGCCGCGACATCACCTTCACCGCCATCTCCGATGCCATCGCCCAGTTCGTGGAGCATGAGTGGCGGTCCGACACCGCGCCCTTCGATGCCTGGCTGCGGGGCGAAGGCAGCTTGCATCCCAATGCCCTCGCGGGGATCGAATTGTTCTACGGCAGTGCGGGTTGCGCCGACTGCCACAGCGGCCCGTTTCAGACCGACCACGGGTTTCACGCGGTGGGCGCACCGCAGTTGGGTCCAGGCAAGGCCGCCCGCTTCGAGAGCCATGCCCGCGACGACGGGCGGATGCGGGTGACCGGGCGCGACAGCGACCGCTTTGCCTTCCGCACGCCGTCCCTGCGCAACGTTACCGAAACCGGCCCATGGGGGCACGCGGGCAGCCATTCCAACCTGCGCCGTTTTCTTGCGGATCATGCCGCGCCCAGATCCGGCCTGGCGACCTATCTGCGCGATGCCACGTTGTCGCCTATGGACACGGACGATTGGCGCATCCTGAACGACCCGACCGAGGTCACCGCCCTTTCGGCCTCAATCCAAGGCCCGGACCGGGTTCTTGCCGAGGGGGAAATCTCTGCCCTGATGGCGTTCCTGGAAACCCTGCGGGATGCGAACGCCCTGACGGGCCGCGCGGGTATTCCCGGTGCCGTCCCGTCCAGCCTTCCGATTGATCGCTAG
- a CDS encoding ABC transporter ATP-binding protein: MSNAIEIEGLRKTYGGDGKSPPKDALKGLDLEIPVGSIFGLLGPNGAGKSTTINILAGLVRKTEGKVRIWGFDQDINPRQSRAAIGVMPQELNLDPFFSPAGALEVQAGLYGVPKADRRTAEILELVGLSDKADAYARTLSGGMRRRLLLAKALVHHPQILVLDEPTAGVDIELRQMLWRNVRRLNEERGMTIILTTHYLEEAQEMCDEIAIVNHGELVIRDKTSNLLNRLDGKTMVITPEAEVGEIALPERVDLARRSDGSLVFTYKRSVVSADQLLSAVHRAGVSIRDVRTEEADLEDVFVSLTHG; this comes from the coding sequence ATGTCAAACGCCATCGAGATCGAGGGCCTGCGCAAGACCTATGGTGGCGACGGTAAATCCCCCCCGAAAGACGCATTGAAAGGCCTCGACCTGGAGATCCCGGTCGGGTCCATCTTTGGCCTTCTGGGGCCGAACGGCGCGGGAAAATCGACCACCATCAACATTCTGGCCGGTTTGGTGCGCAAGACCGAAGGAAAGGTTCGGATCTGGGGATTTGACCAGGACATCAATCCGCGCCAGTCCCGCGCCGCCATCGGCGTCATGCCGCAGGAGCTGAACCTCGACCCGTTCTTTTCGCCCGCCGGCGCGCTGGAGGTGCAGGCCGGGTTGTACGGCGTGCCGAAAGCAGATCGCAGAACGGCAGAGATCCTCGAACTCGTCGGGCTGTCCGACAAGGCGGATGCCTATGCGCGGACCTTGTCGGGGGGCATGCGGCGGCGGCTCTTGCTGGCCAAGGCGCTGGTGCATCACCCGCAGATCCTGGTGCTGGACGAACCCACGGCGGGTGTCGATATCGAGCTGCGTCAGATGCTCTGGCGCAACGTGCGGCGGCTGAACGAAGAGCGGGGGATGACCATCATCCTGACGACCCACTACCTGGAAGAAGCGCAGGAAATGTGCGACGAGATTGCCATCGTCAACCACGGCGAACTGGTGATCCGCGACAAGACGTCCAATCTTCTCAACCGGCTGGATGGCAAGACCATGGTCATCACACCCGAAGCGGAGGTGGGCGAAATCGCCCTGCCGGAGAGGGTCGACCTGGCCCGCCGCAGCGATGGATCCCTGGTCTTTACCTACAAGCGCAGCGTGGTTTCCGCCGATCAGCTGCTGTCGGCGGTGCATCGGGCCGGGGTGTCGATCCGCGATGTGCGGACCGAAGAGGCGGACCTGGAGGACGTCTTCGTTTCGCTGACGCACGGCTAG
- a CDS encoding glycosyltransferase family 10, which produces MSVVAVLPYGTPTPGGLGAVSLDALDWQTPRPDRLALGTVGDMRAEDHLIVYPRTPYWFRPMPRARVTLMIVEPRSIHAKHLRLARLLGWRFHRILTRDPATLRAVRNARFLPYADTWIEDAGVDTTKTRMTSLIASAKRDQEGHLLRHAVVDALPPGADVDIMGRGYRPFDRKEEGLAPYRYSVVIENTREAGYLSEKIIDALICRTIPIYWGAPDVGDYFDPAGIIVCASQADILAAIDAASVADYDARAAAAETNRDTALKLADLHGRAARIIQEEDT; this is translated from the coding sequence ATGAGCGTCGTCGCGGTTCTGCCCTACGGCACGCCCACGCCCGGTGGGTTGGGCGCCGTGTCGCTGGATGCGCTGGATTGGCAAACGCCGCGCCCGGACCGGCTGGCGCTGGGCACGGTGGGCGACATGAGGGCGGAGGATCATCTGATCGTCTATCCGCGCACGCCCTATTGGTTTCGCCCCATGCCCCGTGCCCGGGTCACCCTGATGATTGTCGAACCCCGGTCGATCCATGCCAAGCACCTGCGTCTGGCGCGTCTCCTCGGTTGGCGGTTCCACCGCATCCTGACGCGCGATCCTGCCACCCTGCGGGCGGTGCGCAACGCGCGGTTCCTGCCCTATGCCGACACCTGGATCGAGGATGCGGGCGTCGATACCACCAAGACCCGCATGACGTCGCTTATCGCCTCGGCCAAGCGCGATCAGGAAGGGCACCTTCTGCGCCATGCGGTTGTCGATGCCCTGCCGCCCGGTGCGGATGTGGATATCATGGGACGCGGCTATCGACCCTTTGACCGCAAGGAGGAGGGGCTGGCCCCCTACCGCTATTCGGTGGTCATCGAAAACACCCGCGAGGCGGGCTATCTGTCGGAAAAGATCATCGACGCGCTGATCTGCCGGACGATCCCGATCTATTGGGGGGCACCGGACGTTGGCGATTACTTCGATCCGGCGGGGATCATCGTCTGCGCGTCGCAGGCGGACATCCTGGCGGCCATCGACGCCGCAAGCGTCGCCGACTATGACGCGCGGGCAGCCGCGGCAGAGACGAACCGCGACACCGCGCTGAAACTGGCCGATTTGCACGGTCGCGCCGCCCGCATCATCCAGGAGGAAGACACATGA
- a CDS encoding calcium-binding protein codes for MAIFTVTTAADTTDETDGDLSLREALTAARGAAGADIIRFAQGLREIELSSRLFIYRDEGLTIDGDTNGDNFADISLTFLGERSSSVILFRQGSADEFAAPAPIALQDIRLDGVQRNVATASSSGPAAAGEDGRDAFDSGRIVAAFEIRAPIVLDGVTISNVTTPSVRERFEGQAGGAGINGGDGADGRSGSIDGGRGTAGGPGGAGGAGGDSSTIAMFYSTGSVTLRNVVMDGTSVLNGSDGGPGGAGGAGGDGGDGGDGAGSFARGGDGGRGGNAGDGGDGGTGGKGGDVVQGIFLGSGGTITEAMGVIIAENEASAAGAGGAGGAGGAAGGRGSGGTGAGNLFNGGDNGARGSAGSSGDPGATGPAGRLLTGVRALDGTVTLSDTPDFIVYTRDRAETVNEGGSISFSVIRGGDTGANFTLDWQVGGAGITAGDFEGGLTGQLEFTAGGPDLRTVTLNLADDGRVEGDESFDFFIGNITFTSATDLVGGFGDQSETTMIIDGPGRIIGNNQANRLLGGPLGDRIEGLNGPDTLNGFGGDDTILGGRNEQDRGDLIFGGDGNDSIDGGHGNDRIFGQAGNDTLIGGFGADQLQGQEGDDQISGGALGDEIFGGDGMDFINGGFGFDRVNGGNGADSFYHLGVRNHGSDWIQDFDSEEGDKLVFGNAAVRASDFQVNYATTAGAGAAGAQEAFVIYRPDGRIIWALVDGGAERSIDIQIGGQTFDLLA; via the coding sequence ATGGCAATTTTCACCGTAACGACCGCTGCCGATACGACTGATGAGACGGACGGCGATCTGTCGCTGCGCGAGGCATTGACCGCCGCGCGCGGAGCCGCGGGCGCGGATATCATCCGGTTCGCGCAGGGCCTCCGAGAGATCGAGCTGTCTTCACGCCTGTTTATCTACAGGGACGAAGGTCTGACGATTGACGGCGACACCAATGGTGACAATTTCGCCGACATCTCTCTTACTTTTCTCGGAGAGAGGTCATCCTCTGTGATCCTGTTCCGACAAGGCAGCGCGGATGAATTTGCCGCCCCGGCCCCGATTGCCCTGCAAGATATCCGGCTAGACGGTGTTCAACGGAACGTCGCCACCGCTAGCTCTTCCGGGCCGGCCGCTGCGGGAGAGGACGGACGCGACGCGTTCGACAGTGGCCGGATCGTTGCCGCCTTCGAGATCAGGGCCCCCATTGTCCTGGACGGAGTGACGATTTCAAACGTCACCACACCGTCGGTGCGCGAACGGTTCGAGGGCCAGGCGGGCGGTGCGGGAATCAATGGTGGCGACGGGGCGGATGGCCGCAGCGGCAGCATTGATGGTGGCCGGGGCACTGCCGGTGGCCCCGGCGGCGCGGGTGGCGCGGGCGGCGACAGCAGCACGATCGCGATGTTCTATTCGACGGGCTCGGTCACGCTGCGGAACGTCGTGATGGACGGGACCTCGGTTCTTAACGGTTCGGACGGAGGTCCCGGCGGCGCGGGCGGCGCAGGGGGCGATGGTGGCGACGGCGGCGACGGCGCTGGCAGCTTTGCCCGTGGTGGCGACGGCGGACGCGGCGGCAACGCCGGGGATGGCGGCGATGGTGGCACCGGCGGCAAGGGCGGCGACGTCGTCCAGGGGATCTTTCTGGGGAGCGGCGGCACGATCACCGAAGCCATGGGCGTGATCATCGCGGAGAACGAAGCCTCCGCGGCCGGTGCTGGTGGGGCCGGTGGTGCCGGCGGGGCCGCGGGCGGCCGTGGAAGTGGCGGCACCGGTGCCGGCAACCTGTTCAACGGGGGCGATAATGGCGCGCGCGGCTCGGCCGGATCCTCGGGCGACCCCGGTGCGACCGGTCCTGCCGGGCGTCTTCTTACAGGGGTGCGGGCCCTGGACGGGACCGTGACGTTGAGCGATACGCCTGATTTCATTGTCTATACGCGCGACCGCGCCGAGACGGTCAACGAAGGTGGCAGCATCAGCTTTTCCGTCATTCGCGGGGGGGACACCGGGGCGAACTTCACCCTCGATTGGCAGGTCGGTGGCGCAGGCATCACGGCAGGCGATTTCGAGGGCGGGTTGACCGGCCAGCTGGAATTCACGGCGGGCGGGCCTGACCTGCGCACTGTCACCTTGAACCTGGCGGATGATGGCCGTGTGGAGGGTGACGAGAGCTTCGATTTCTTCATCGGCAACATCACCTTTACCTCGGCGACCGATCTGGTCGGTGGCTTTGGCGACCAGTCGGAAACCACGATGATCATCGACGGGCCAGGCCGGATAATCGGCAACAACCAGGCGAACCGGCTGCTGGGCGGCCCTCTCGGCGACCGGATCGAGGGGTTGAACGGGCCTGACACGCTGAACGGGTTCGGCGGCGATGACACCATTCTCGGCGGGCGCAATGAACAGGATCGGGGTGATCTGATCTTTGGCGGCGACGGAAACGACAGCATCGACGGCGGCCATGGCAACGACCGCATCTTTGGCCAGGCCGGAAATGATACGTTGATCGGCGGCTTTGGCGCGGATCAGTTGCAGGGCCAGGAAGGCGACGATCAGATCAGCGGGGGCGCGCTGGGCGACGAGATCTTTGGCGGCGATGGCATGGATTTCATCAACGGCGGTTTCGGATTTGACCGTGTGAACGGTGGAAATGGCGCAGACAGCTTCTACCACCTGGGCGTGCGAAACCACGGGTCCGATTGGATTCAGGATTTCGACAGCGAAGAGGGCGACAAGCTGGTCTTCGGCAACGCCGCGGTCCGGGCGTCCGATTTCCAGGTGAACTACGCGACCACGGCCGGTGCCGGGGCCGCCGGCGCGCAGGAGGCCTTTGTGATCTATCGTCCCGACGGACGGATCATTTGGGCGCTTGTGGATGGCGGCGCGGAGCGGTCGATAGACATCCAGATCGGCGGTCAGACCTTTGACCTGCTCGCGTAG
- a CDS encoding ABC transporter ATP-binding protein encodes MQHPRHPFARLWSGYLRRHWMWIGLAALLMAVEGSSVGALSYMLEPMFDTVFVAKRSDLIIWVAVAIFSLFLLRGVAGVAQRIIMARVAFTASSRLQQDLLAHVLRLDTAYFHANAPGQLIERVQGDVQAIQQIWTSILTSAGRDAVGLVSLMVVALMVDPIWTLVAIIGAPLLVAPSLIVQRYIRRKSVALRDIAGRRTTRLDEIFHGITPIKLNAMEAYQEDRFRTATEDMVRATVRTQAGQATVPALVDFAVGFGFFAVLIYGGPQIIAGEKTIGQFMSFFTAMSLAFQPLRRLAGVAASWQTMLASLERIYALRDTVPTITEPPTPAQARPASSAVVFEDVSLDYGDNAVLRGLSFEVPQGTTTALVGLSGAGKSTVFNVLTRLVDPSSGRVTIGGEDIRDRSLADLRGLFSVVSQDTLLFDETLRENLTMGRDLPEARIQAALDAANLRDFVGSLSQGLEAPAGPRGSLLSGGQRQRLAIARALLRDTPILLLDEATSALDTKSEKLVQEALATLSADRTTLVIAHRLSTVRDADQILVLSEGRIAERGPHDALLAQGGLYAQLSGLQGAA; translated from the coding sequence GTGCAACACCCTCGTCATCCCTTTGCCCGGCTCTGGTCCGGCTATCTGCGCCGCCATTGGATGTGGATCGGGCTTGCGGCCCTGCTGATGGCAGTCGAGGGCAGCTCCGTCGGGGCGCTGTCCTACATGCTGGAGCCGATGTTCGACACGGTCTTTGTGGCCAAACGGTCGGACCTGATCATCTGGGTCGCGGTGGCGATTTTCTCGTTGTTCCTGCTGCGGGGCGTCGCAGGCGTGGCGCAGCGGATCATCATGGCGCGCGTCGCCTTTACCGCGTCGTCGCGCCTGCAACAGGACCTGTTGGCGCATGTGCTGCGTCTGGACACCGCCTATTTCCACGCCAACGCTCCGGGACAGTTGATCGAACGGGTGCAGGGCGATGTGCAGGCGATCCAGCAGATCTGGACCTCGATCCTGACCTCGGCGGGGCGCGATGCAGTGGGATTGGTGTCGCTGATGGTCGTGGCGCTGATGGTCGATCCGATCTGGACGCTGGTGGCCATCATCGGCGCGCCGCTTCTGGTGGCGCCCAGCCTGATCGTGCAGCGTTATATTCGCCGCAAGTCGGTTGCGCTGCGCGACATCGCGGGGCGGCGGACGACACGGTTGGACGAGATTTTTCACGGGATCACGCCGATCAAGCTGAACGCGATGGAAGCCTACCAGGAGGACCGCTTCCGCACCGCGACCGAGGACATGGTGCGTGCCACCGTCCGCACCCAGGCGGGGCAGGCAACGGTGCCCGCGCTGGTCGATTTCGCGGTGGGCTTCGGGTTCTTCGCGGTGCTGATCTATGGCGGGCCGCAGATCATCGCAGGCGAAAAGACGATCGGGCAGTTCATGTCCTTTTTCACCGCGATGTCGCTTGCGTTTCAGCCGCTGCGTCGTCTGGCCGGGGTGGCGGCGAGTTGGCAGACGATGCTGGCGTCGCTGGAACGGATCTATGCCTTGCGCGATACGGTCCCCACGATCACCGAGCCACCGACCCCCGCCCAGGCCCGCCCCGCCAGCAGCGCCGTGGTGTTCGAGGATGTGAGCCTCGACTATGGCGACAACGCGGTTCTGCGGGGGCTCAGCTTCGAGGTGCCGCAAGGCACGACAACCGCGCTGGTCGGGTTGTCGGGCGCGGGCAAGAGCACCGTGTTCAACGTGCTGACCCGGCTGGTCGATCCGTCGTCGGGTCGCGTCACCATCGGGGGCGAAGACATCCGCGACCGATCGCTGGCCGATCTGCGGGGGCTGTTTTCGGTCGTCAGCCAGGACACGCTGCTGTTCGATGAGACGCTGCGCGAGAACCTGACCATGGGGCGCGACCTGCCCGAGGCGCGCATCCAGGCTGCGCTGGACGCGGCCAACCTGCGCGATTTCGTCGGCAGCCTGTCGCAGGGGTTGGAGGCACCCGCGGGGCCGCGCGGATCGCTCTTGTCAGGGGGACAGCGGCAGCGGCTGGCGATTGCGCGCGCGCTGTTGCGGGACACGCCGATCCTGTTGCTGGACGAGGCAACCTCGGCGTTGGACACCAAGTCCGAGAAACTGGTGCAGGAGGCGTTAGCCACCTTGTCCGCCGACCGCACCACGCTGGTCATCGCGCACCGCCTGTCCACCGTGCGCGACGCCGATCAGATCCTGGTCCTGTCCGAGGGCCGGATCGCCGAGCGCGGACCCCATGACGCGTTGCTGGCGCAGGGCGGGCTTTATGCGCAACTCAGCGGTCTGCAGGGGGCGGCATGA
- a CDS encoding DUF2459 domain-containing protein, whose protein sequence is MFPALIALWFGTGLVGALLPAAGEVPGDDVAIRLIGTAIHYDILLPATPEARAKLAFAGMAGVPIDAPGAEWILVGWGARDFYTATGTYADMRPGPVWRAVTGDHSVLRVEVLGALDTADLPEVRLSAAQFTRLLGAVAGTRSGPVVPGAGFTATDAFFEADGRFHLNRTCNVWVGEMLRAAGLRFGRWTPTPQAVRLHG, encoded by the coding sequence ATGTTCCCCGCGCTGATTGCCCTTTGGTTCGGAACCGGCCTGGTCGGCGCCCTGTTGCCTGCCGCGGGCGAGGTGCCCGGCGACGATGTCGCCATTCGCCTGATCGGCACCGCAATCCACTATGACATCTTGTTGCCCGCCACGCCCGAGGCCCGCGCAAAGCTGGCATTCGCGGGGATGGCGGGCGTGCCCATCGATGCGCCGGGGGCGGAGTGGATCCTGGTGGGGTGGGGCGCACGTGATTTCTATACCGCCACGGGGACCTATGCGGACATGCGGCCCGGACCGGTCTGGCGGGCCGTGACGGGCGACCACTCCGTCCTGCGTGTCGAGGTTCTGGGTGCCCTCGACACTGCCGACCTGCCAGAGGTTCGTCTGTCCGCCGCGCAGTTCACCCGCCTGCTTGGGGCTGTGGCCGGCACCCGCAGCGGCCCTGTGGTGCCCGGTGCGGGATTTACGGCAACCGATGCCTTCTTCGAGGCCGACGGCCGGTTTCACCTGAACCGGACCTGCAACGTCTGGGTCGGAGAGATGCTGCGCGCGGCGGGCCTGCGGTTTGGCCGCTGGACACCGACGCCGCAGGCGGTGCGGTTGCACGGCTGA
- a CDS encoding zinc-finger domain-containing protein, which translates to MTTPSPHDTPPETETVTALRVACDGGEGALGHPRVWLSIDPKVGHVDCGYCDKRFVLEGDGH; encoded by the coding sequence ATGACGACCCCGTCCCCGCACGACACGCCCCCAGAGACCGAGACCGTCACCGCGCTGCGCGTTGCCTGCGACGGCGGCGAAGGCGCGCTTGGCCATCCGCGCGTCTGGCTGTCCATCGACCCCAAGGTCGGCCACGTCGATTGCGGCTATTGCGACAAGCGTTTCGTCCTGGAGGGCGACGGTCATTAG
- a CDS encoding EamA family transporter — MRRSQHLLLETSYVPSGSEWLAIAGLGLGPVGLAFFLWDIGMKRGDIAVLGAASYAAPLLSTLVLVAAGLARPSWSLALACLLITGGAALAARDLWHRAP; from the coding sequence TTGCGGCGCTCGCAGCATCTGCTGCTGGAGACGAGCTACGTTCCCAGCGGCTCGGAATGGCTGGCCATCGCGGGGTTGGGCCTTGGCCCGGTCGGTCTGGCGTTCTTTCTGTGGGACATTGGCATGAAGCGTGGCGACATCGCCGTACTGGGTGCCGCCAGCTACGCCGCGCCGCTCCTGTCCACGCTGGTGCTGGTCGCGGCGGGACTGGCCCGGCCTAGTTGGTCCCTGGCGCTGGCCTGTTTGCTGATTACCGGTGGCGCGGCGCTGGCCGCCCGCGACCTGTGGCATAGGGCCCCCTGA
- the typA gene encoding translational GTPase TypA — protein sequence MDLRNIAIIAHVDHGKTTLVDELLKQSGTYRENQATTERAMDSNDLERERGITILAKATSVEWKGTRINIVDTPGHADFGGEVERILSMVDGVVLLVDAAEGPMPQTKFVTSKALALGLRPIVVLNKVDKPDAEPDRALDECFDLFANLGADDDQLDFPSMYASGRNGWADMELEGPRKDLSALFDLVIEHVPAPKQIADRDKPFRMLATTLGADPFIGRILTGRVESGTLKAGQTIHALSREGNKIEQFRATKILAFRGLNQQPIDLAEAGDIVSIAGMSKATVADTLADTSIDVPLPAQPIDPPTITVTFGINDSPLAGRDGKKVQSRVIRDRLMKEAETNVAIKITDTPGGEAFEVAGRGELQMGVLIENMRREGFELSISRPQVLFQDIDGQQHEPVEEVTIDVDDEYSGAVIEKITGARKGDLVEMKQAGAGKTRIIAHVPSRGLIGYHGEFLTDTRGTGVMNRVFQEWAPYKGAIPGRRAGVLISMEDGVSVAYALWKLEDRGKFFIGAQEQVYQGMILGEHSRENDLEINPLKGKQLTNVRASGTDEAVRLTTPVKMSLEQAIAYIDNDELVEVTPNSIRLRKRFLDPHERKRQSRAAG from the coding sequence ATGGACCTTCGCAATATTGCGATTATCGCACACGTTGACCACGGCAAGACGACCCTTGTCGATGAATTGCTCAAGCAATCCGGCACCTACCGGGAAAACCAGGCGACCACCGAACGCGCCATGGACAGCAACGACCTGGAGCGGGAGCGGGGCATCACCATCCTCGCCAAGGCCACGAGCGTCGAGTGGAAGGGCACCCGGATCAACATCGTCGACACCCCCGGCCACGCCGATTTCGGTGGCGAGGTGGAACGGATCCTGTCCATGGTCGACGGTGTCGTCCTGCTGGTCGATGCCGCCGAAGGCCCGATGCCGCAAACGAAATTCGTGACCTCCAAGGCGCTGGCCCTGGGTCTGCGGCCCATCGTCGTGCTCAACAAGGTCGACAAGCCGGACGCGGAGCCGGACCGCGCGCTGGACGAATGTTTCGACCTGTTCGCCAACCTGGGCGCCGATGACGATCAACTGGATTTCCCGTCGATGTATGCTTCGGGCCGCAACGGCTGGGCCGATATGGAGCTGGAGGGGCCGCGCAAGGATCTGTCCGCCTTGTTCGATCTGGTGATCGAGCATGTGCCCGCCCCCAAGCAGATCGCCGACCGCGACAAGCCGTTCCGCATGCTGGCCACCACGCTGGGCGCCGACCCGTTCATCGGGCGCATCCTGACGGGCCGGGTCGAATCGGGCACGCTGAAGGCGGGTCAGACGATCCACGCGTTGTCGCGTGAGGGCAACAAGATCGAGCAGTTCCGCGCCACCAAGATCCTGGCCTTCCGCGGGTTGAACCAGCAGCCGATCGACCTGGCCGAGGCGGGCGACATCGTGTCCATCGCGGGCATGTCCAAGGCCACCGTGGCCGATACCCTGGCCGATACCTCGATCGACGTGCCGCTGCCCGCGCAGCCCATCGACCCGCCGACCATCACCGTCACCTTTGGCATCAACGATTCGCCCCTGGCCGGTCGCGACGGCAAAAAGGTGCAGTCCCGCGTCATCCGTGACCGCCTGATGAAAGAGGCGGAAACCAACGTCGCCATCAAGATCACCGATACGCCCGGCGGCGAGGCATTCGAGGTCGCGGGCCGGGGCGAATTGCAGATGGGCGTGTTGATCGAAAACATGCGCCGCGAGGGCTTCGAGCTGTCGATTTCGCGGCCGCAGGTCCTGTTCCAGGACATCGACGGGCAGCAGCATGAGCCGGTCGAGGAAGTCACCATCGACGTGGACGACGAATACTCCGGCGCGGTGATCGAAAAGATCACCGGGGCCCGCAAGGGTGACCTGGTCGAGATGAAGCAGGCGGGCGCGGGCAAGACCCGGATCATCGCCCATGTCCCGTCGCGAGGCCTGATCGGCTATCACGGCGAATTCCTGACAGACACGCGCGGCACCGGCGTGATGAACCGCGTGTTCCAGGAATGGGCCCCCTACAAGGGTGCGATTCCGGGCCGTCGTGCGGGTGTTCTCATCTCCATGGAAGACGGTGTCTCGGTGGCCTACGCCCTGTGGAAACTGGAAGATCGCGGGAAGTTCTTCATCGGCGCGCAGGAGCAGGTCTATCAGGGCATGATCCTGGGCGAGCATTCCCGCGAGAACGACCTGGAGATCAACCCCCTGAAGGGCAAGCAGCTGACCAACGTGCGCGCCTCGGGCACCGACGAGGCGGTGCGCCTGACCACGCCGGTCAAGATGTCGCTGGAACAGGCCATCGCCTATATCGACAACGATGAACTGGTCGAGGTCACGCCGAACTCGATCCGCCTGCGCAAACGCTTCCTCGACCCGCACGAGCGCAAGCGCCAGTCCCGCGCCGCTGGCTAA
- the trhA gene encoding PAQR family membrane homeostasis protein TrhA, with amino-acid sequence MAHDGDFLAPSGTARTYDRAERLSDALIHLTGLVLALTAVPVLITLTAIWRGDAAGIAAVTVYGVTLIAMLSASLAYNHIYRPEWSEVLRRLDLSAIYLKIAGTVTPFALLSGTGGTFVAMMWTAAVIATVTVFLRRRRSSAVSVGIGLAMGWAVLVAGGDVIATTSWPVFGLMLAGGLLYSLGTPFLLLERMRFHNTIWHGFVVAASVVYFVAITWHLAATSLA; translated from the coding sequence ATGGCTCACGATGGTGACTTCCTTGCGCCTTCGGGTACTGCGCGGACATACGACCGTGCCGAACGCCTGAGCGACGCGCTCATTCATCTGACGGGCCTTGTGCTTGCGCTGACGGCGGTGCCCGTTCTCATCACCCTGACCGCCATCTGGCGGGGCGATGCCGCGGGGATCGCCGCCGTGACGGTCTACGGCGTGACGTTGATCGCGATGCTGTCGGCTTCGCTGGCGTACAATCACATCTACCGCCCCGAATGGTCCGAGGTGCTGCGCCGCCTGGACCTGTCGGCCATCTACCTCAAGATTGCGGGCACCGTGACGCCCTTTGCCCTGCTTTCGGGCACCGGCGGCACCTTTGTCGCGATGATGTGGACGGCGGCTGTGATTGCGACGGTAACCGTTTTCCTGCGCAGGCGCCGGTCCAGCGCGGTCAGCGTGGGCATTGGCCTGGCAATGGGGTGGGCGGTTCTGGTCGCCGGGGGCGATGTCATCGCCACCACCAGTTGGCCGGTGTTCGGTCTGATGCTGGCGGGCGGTCTGCTGTATTCGCTGGGCACCCCGTTTCTGTTGTTGGAGAGGATGCGCTTTCACAACACGATCTGGCATGGCTTCGTCGTGGCGGCCTCGGTCGTCTATTTCGTGGCGATCACCTGGCACCTTGCGGCGACCAGCCTGGCCTGA